A stretch of DNA from Streptomyces xanthii:
TGGTCATGAATTGGCCTTCGGCCTCTCTCGCCGGGGTTTCCTGTATGCGCCATCCCTCTCCCCACACAGGGGCGGGACGGGTGCGGCGCGGGGACCTACGGCGTAGTAAGTCGGTCAGGGCGACAGAGCCCAACCCCACAAGCCTAAGCCATGGGGAGCCGGTGCTCTGCCGACCCTTGTGCTTACCGAGAGATCCGGATAATCCCAACTAGGGGATTACCAGGAGCTCTTGGTCACGCCCGGCAGCTCGCCACGGTGAGCCATCTCACGAAGGCACACGCGGCACAGGCCGAACTTGCGGTAGACGGAGTGCGGACGACCGCAGCGCTGGCAGCGG
This window harbors:
- a CDS encoding type Z 30S ribosomal protein S14; the encoded protein is MAKKALIAKAARKPKFGVRAYTRCQRCGRPHSVYRKFGLCRVCLREMAHRGELPGVTKSSW